From the Fimbriimonadia bacterium genome, the window GTAGATGAACAGGTCCATCAGGCGGACACGGTATCCCTTGTCCAGCAACTTCGGCAGCAGGGCCGAGCCGATGTAGCCAGCACCTCCGATGAGCAGCACGTGCTTTTGGGGAGGCGCCACTTCGACCGCTTGTCGCGACCGCTCATAGAGCACCACGCGCGCCCAAATCGCAGCCCACAGTCTAGCCGCAACGAGCAGCACCAGCGAGACGACCCATGACAACAGGATCGCAGCGCGCGGTGCAGTCACGATCTGCGGGAAGAACAGACACAGCCCGCTCAGCTCGAGATAGGTGAGGGAGACCGCCTGCGAGACTATTAGCACCTTGTACCGGCTGCGATACGCTCGGCCTCGGGTGTAGAAACCGCTCAGATAGAACGTTAGGAGCCCGAGTACCCCGAGGGCAAAGAACGCCGAGGCGAACTCCCATGGTCGAAGCGGAAGCTCCACCACGGGATCGGTTGCGCGAGCGTAGGGCCACAGCAATAACGCAACCAAAAGCGAAACCCAGAGCATGGCGAGGTCTGCACCCATCCGCACGACCCGCTCCAGAGCAAAGAGCGATCTCACGCGGGAGGTGATGCCACCACGGGATCCGCCGCGAGTGTCGTAGGTCCTTCTACTCTGCTGCCGTTCCATGCAATCACCCATCCCTGCGGGTCGGCCGTGCCGCCCGCTATAATCATTGTCGGATCAACCCCCAAAGACCCACTGCACCGAGCAGCACACTAGCTACGTCACCGAGTTCGATACGCGGAGTCTCTCCTGCCACCACGACGTCACCGGAAACGATCAGGGGGTTCCCCGACGCGTCTGCACTCTTCAGGTACTTCGAGAAGTCTACCGGGATTCTGGATACCGTGCCGTCAGAGGAGACGCGAATCAGCGTGATTCTTGCTGCGGGGCCTCTCTTCGTGAGGCCGCCGGCCAGGGCAAGGGCATCGGACAACCGGGTCTCCACATCGTCGCGCATCACGAAGAGACCGGGCTGACGCACCTCGCCGACGACGGCGACGCGCCTGGCATTCTCACGGACCAGCACAATGTCGCCCTCCGCGATCGTCAGAGGCGTCTGCTCCATCTGCTTAGGGTCGCGCAGGTCCACCCGAAGCGTCTCCTTGCCACGAAGAACCTGGACGTCTCGCAGAGAGGCTTCCGGCTTGGCACCGCCCGCCATCGAGAGGGCCTGCACCAGCGTCGAGCCCACGGGCAGGTCGTACTGCCCAGGCTGCTCGACCACCCCGAAGACCCACACGCGGTTGGTCTCCTCGGGGGCCATCGCCACGAAGTCCCCATCTTGCATCGGGAACTCCGATGCACGGCCGGTCTGCACGTCGTACAGTGTCGTGCGAAGCGCCTCGGCACCTTGCCTGGTGACGGTGACTATAAGGCGCTCAGCTCGGTCGGCCTTCGCCGGAACCATGTCCGCGAGCGCCTGGCGCAACGTCGTGCCCTGTTCTACCGCGCGCTCTCCCGGCTGCTGAAACTGGCCGGCGAGCCAGACGCGCATCTGACGCCTGGTCTGGATGCTCACGACATCGCCGGGCTGGAGCACCTCACGCGCGACGGCGTCGTCGCCGGTTCCGATTGAAAACAGATCGAACTCTTTGTACAGCTTGCCGTCGCGGTAGACGCTCGCA encodes:
- a CDS encoding SLBB domain-containing protein; amino-acid sequence: MKSVMLSLSKHDAGQHRPTAREAVGHNRGMKHVCALATLLCLACSLGWADGDAYRLRIGDSLTVRYLFCPEGQEQKDPPEMHLTVPPGGVLTLPHVGQVQAEGRPVLEVQNDVVERLRRHFPLAQCTILLTGIRPSYYSIIGEVKQGGQFELPPGLTLREAVARAGGTLRRPELLLASVYRDGKLYKEFDLFSIGTGDDAVAREVLQPGDVVSIQTRRQMRVWLAGQFQQPGERAVEQGTTLRQALADMVPAKADRAERLIVTVTRQGAEALRTTLYDVQTGRASEFPMQDGDFVAMAPEETNRVWVFGVVEQPGQYDLPVGSTLVQALSMAGGAKPEASLRDVQVLRGKETLRVDLRDPKQMEQTPLTIAEGDIVLVRENARRVAVVGEVRQPGLFVMRDDVETRLSDALALAGGLTKRGPAARITLIRVSSDGTVSRIPVDFSKYLKSADASGNPLIVSGDVVVAGETPRIELGDVASVLLGAVGLWGLIRQ